The following coding sequences are from one Nilaparvata lugens isolate BPH chromosome 4, ASM1435652v1, whole genome shotgun sequence window:
- the LOC111055930 gene encoding uncharacterized protein LOC111055930 isoform X4, translated as MDWRCFLFSTKSSIFVLWTVFCVNQAVGVRITRLTVPSAVINGSEGIDIQCDYRLSIGDSGLVLKWFLNGNPQPVYQWIHGKHPQLMGELRHRFSRSSRGPNAVHILNPTTDLAGEYQCLVSTFRTEDYSSKTMVVFVPEREMSFEQIYHEISGVDFCCKVSGIYPEPVLILYRELREIKVPLKMVAINKTIENGLYTLVSKATLQEEELYTTTVIFCELQIPGTNYTKQKTSVYYSDRWHGLIWPVTRQR; from the exons ATGGACTGGCGATGCTTTCTGTTCTCCACTAAATCATCAATATTTGTTTTGTGGACAGTTTTTT GTGTTAATCAAGCTGTAGGGGTTAGGATCACAAGACTGACTGTGCCCTCAGCCGTAATCAATGGCTCAGAAGGAATCGATATCCAGTGCGATTACAGACTGTCAATCGGTGACTCAGGACTGGTACTCAAGTGGTTCTTGAATGGTAATCCACAACCAGTATATCAATGGATACATGGCAAACATCCACAGCTGATGGGGGAACTGAGGCACAGATTCAGTCGCAGTTCTCGAGGTCCAAATGCTGTTCATATACTGAATCCAACCACAGATCTCGCCGGTGAATACCAATGCCTTGTGTCAACCTTCAGAACCGAAGACTACTCCAGCAAAACTATGGTTGTATTCG TTCCAGAGAGAGAAATGAGCTTTGAACAGATATATCATGAAATCTCTGGAGTGGACTTTTGCTGCAAAGTGTCAGGCATCTACCCGGAGCCAGTACTCATATTGTACAGGGAATTGAGAGAGATTAA AGTCCCTTTGAAAATGGTTGCAATCaataaaactattgaaaatGGGCTCTATACATTGGTGTCAAAAGCCACTTTACAAGAAGAGGAGCTTTACACAACAACAGTGATTTTTTGTGAGCTGCAAATACCTGGTACCAATTACACCAAACAAAAGACCAGTGTCTACTATTCAG ATCGATGGCATGGATTG